Proteins co-encoded in one Amaranthus tricolor cultivar Red isolate AtriRed21 chromosome 7, ASM2621246v1, whole genome shotgun sequence genomic window:
- the LOC130818827 gene encoding eukaryotic translation initiation factor 4G-like isoform X1 — translation MSLNQSKFGKNESQFRKAGGGRSCSGSGGQQRPFFGGRRRGGVGPPSTATKPYVSSNRSYKKVVNPQSGQSGRNVGPVNTSNFNSQSSSMSSDSAMSSTPSKGDGVKNFPLQFGSISPSFLNGMQVPARTSLTSPNLDEQKRDQGSSQVTHRAENKHEIGKIYVEEEAKQRKLKGILDKLTPQNFEKLYKQVKEVNIDNVVTLKGVVSQIFEKALMEPTFCEMYVNFCMCLASELPKLIVDKKKMTFRRLLLNKCQEEFEREEREEQEVNNEGEDEIKQSEELRVEMRLKASRRKLGNIKLIGELYKKKMLTERIMHECIKKLLGTYQNPNEKNIEALCILMSTIGEMIDHPKDKEYMDAYFDIMGQLSNNMKLSSGLRFMLKEAIDLRKNKWQQRRFDANCWQRATNFDKGLMFAPQGPYQVRHRADNKYKIGKIYAEEEAKQRKLKGILDKLTPQNFEKLYKQVKEVKIDNSVTLNGVVSQIFEKALMEPTFCEMYANLCQRLAFWLPELSVDNEKITFRRLLLNKCQEEFEREEREEQEENKADNEGEGEDETKQSEELREEMRLNARRRMLGNIRLIGELYKKKMLTEKVMHECIKNLLGPYQNPNEKNIKALCILMSTIGERIDHRKAKQNMDAYFNIMAQLSNNMKLSSGLRFMLKEAIDLRKNKWQQRRFDADRW, via the exons ATGTCCCTCAATCAATCAAAGTTTGGTAAGAACGAGTCACAGTTTAGAAAAGCAGGTGGTGGACGATCTTGTTCTGGCTCTGGTGGTCAGCAAAGGCCTTTTTTTGGTGGTCGTCGACGAGGTGGTGTTGGCCCCCCATCCACTGCCACCAAACCTTATGTTTCTTCTAATCGAAG TTATAAAAAGGTAGTTAATCCTCAAAGTGGGCAGTCTGGAAGAAATGTGGGACCAGTTAATACttcaaattttaattctcaGTCTTCCTCCATGAGCTCAGATTCTGCAATGTCCTCCACCCCATCTAAGG GTGATGGAGTTAAGAATTTTCCTCTGCAATTTGGATCCATAAGTCCAAGTTTTTTGAATGGGATGCAG GTACCTGCTCGAACGAGCTTAACTTCACCTAATTTGGATGAGCAAAAGCGTGATCAG GGTTCTTCCCAAGTGACGCACAGAGCTGAGAACAAGCACGAGATAGGTAAAATATATGTCGAAGAAGAAGCGAAACAGAGGAAGTTGAAGGGTATACTGGATAAGCTGACCCCACAAAACTTTGAGAAGTTGTATAAGCAAGTTAAAGAAGTCAATATTGACAATGTTGTGACTCTGAAGGGAGTAGTTTCTCAGATCTTTGAGAAGGCTTTAATGGAGCCAACATTTTGTGAAATGTATGTAAATTTTTGCATGTGTCTTGCCTCTGAGTTGCCAAAATTAATTGTTGACAAAAAGAAGATGACCTTCAGGCGATTGTTGTTGAACAAGTGTCAAGAAGAATTTGAGagggaagaaagagaagaacaAGAAGTGAATAATGAAGGTGAAGATGAGATTAAGCAATCTGAGGAGCTAAGAGTAGAGATGAGACTCAAAGCTAGTAGACGTAAGTTgggaaatataaaattaattggcgAATTGTACAAAAAGAAGATGTTGACTGAAAGAATAATGCACGAATGTATAAAGAAGCTTCTAGGTACATATCAAAATCCAAATGAGAAGAATATCGAGGCATTATGCATATTAATGAGCACAATTGGTGAGATGATTGATCATCCCAAAGACAAGGAGTATATGGATGCCTATTTTGACATCATGGGTCAATTGTCCAACAACATGAAGTTGTCTTCTGGTTTAAGGTTCATGTTAAAAGAAGCTATTGATTTGAGGAAGAATAAATGGCAACAAAGAAGGTTTGATGCTAATTGTTGGCAAAGAGCTACGAATTTTGATAAAGGTTTGATGTTTGCTCCACAGGGTCCTTATCAAGTGAGGCACAGAGCTGATAACAAGTACAAGATAGGTAAAATATATGCCGAAGAAGAAGCGAAACAGAGGAAGTTGAAGGGTATACTGGATAAGCTGACCCCACAAAACTTTGAGAAGTTGTATAAGCAAGTTAAAGAAGTCAAAATTGACAATTCTGTGACTCTGAATGGAGTAGTTTCTCAGATCTTTGAGAAGGCTTTAATGGAGCCAACATTTTGTGAAATGTACGCGAATTTGTGCCAACGTCTTGCTTTTTGGTTGCCAGAATTAAGTGTTGACAATGAGAAGATCACCTTCAGGCGATTATTGTTGAACAAGTGTCAAGAAGAATTTGAGagggaagaaagagaagaacaagaagagaaTAAGGCTGATAATGAAGGTGAAGGTGAAGATGAGACTAAGCAATCTGAGGAGCTAAGAGAAGAGATGAGACTCAATGCTAGGAGACGTATGTTGGGAAATATAAGATTAATTGGCGAGTTGTACAAAAAGAAAATGTTGACTGAAAAAGTAATGCACGAATGTATAAAGAATCTTCTAGGTCCATATCAAAATCCAAATGAGAAGAATATCAAGGCATTATGCATATTAATGAGCACAATTGGTGAGAGGATTGATCATCGCAAAGCCAAGCAGAATATGGATGCCTATTTTAATATCATGGCTCAGTTGTCCAACAACATGAAGTTGTCTTCTGGATTAAGGTTCATGTTAAAAGAAGCTATTGATTTAAGGAAGAATAAATGGCAACAAAGAAGGTTTGATGCTGATCGTTGGTAG
- the LOC130818827 gene encoding eukaryotic translation initiation factor 4G-like isoform X2 produces the protein MSLNQSKFGKNESQFRKAGGGRSCSGSGGQQRPFFGGRRRGGVGPPSTATKPYVSSNRSYKKVVNPQSGQSGRNVGPVNTSNFNSQSSSMSSDSAMSSTPSKGDGVKNFPLQFGSISPSFLNGMQVPARTSLTSPNLDEQKRDQGSSQVTHRAENKHEIGKIYVEEEAKQRKLKGILDKLTPQNFEKLYKQVKEVNIDNVVTLKGVVSQIFEKALMEPTFCEMRLLLNKCQEEFEREEREEQEVNNEGEDEIKQSEELRVEMRLKASRRKLGNIKLIGELYKKKMLTERIMHECIKKLLGTYQNPNEKNIEALCILMSTIGEMIDHPKDKEYMDAYFDIMGQLSNNMKLSSGLRFMLKEAIDLRKNKWQQRRFDANCWQRATNFDKGLMFAPQGPYQVRHRADNKYKIGKIYAEEEAKQRKLKGILDKLTPQNFEKLYKQVKEVKIDNSVTLNGVVSQIFEKALMEPTFCEMYANLCQRLAFWLPELSVDNEKITFRRLLLNKCQEEFEREEREEQEENKADNEGEGEDETKQSEELREEMRLNARRRMLGNIRLIGELYKKKMLTEKVMHECIKNLLGPYQNPNEKNIKALCILMSTIGERIDHRKAKQNMDAYFNIMAQLSNNMKLSSGLRFMLKEAIDLRKNKWQQRRFDADRW, from the exons ATGTCCCTCAATCAATCAAAGTTTGGTAAGAACGAGTCACAGTTTAGAAAAGCAGGTGGTGGACGATCTTGTTCTGGCTCTGGTGGTCAGCAAAGGCCTTTTTTTGGTGGTCGTCGACGAGGTGGTGTTGGCCCCCCATCCACTGCCACCAAACCTTATGTTTCTTCTAATCGAAG TTATAAAAAGGTAGTTAATCCTCAAAGTGGGCAGTCTGGAAGAAATGTGGGACCAGTTAATACttcaaattttaattctcaGTCTTCCTCCATGAGCTCAGATTCTGCAATGTCCTCCACCCCATCTAAGG GTGATGGAGTTAAGAATTTTCCTCTGCAATTTGGATCCATAAGTCCAAGTTTTTTGAATGGGATGCAG GTACCTGCTCGAACGAGCTTAACTTCACCTAATTTGGATGAGCAAAAGCGTGATCAG GGTTCTTCCCAAGTGACGCACAGAGCTGAGAACAAGCACGAGATAGGTAAAATATATGTCGAAGAAGAAGCGAAACAGAGGAAGTTGAAGGGTATACTGGATAAGCTGACCCCACAAAACTTTGAGAAGTTGTATAAGCAAGTTAAAGAAGTCAATATTGACAATGTTGTGACTCTGAAGGGAGTAGTTTCTCAGATCTTTGAGAAGGCTTTAATGGAGCCAACATTTTGTGAAAT GCGATTGTTGTTGAACAAGTGTCAAGAAGAATTTGAGagggaagaaagagaagaacaAGAAGTGAATAATGAAGGTGAAGATGAGATTAAGCAATCTGAGGAGCTAAGAGTAGAGATGAGACTCAAAGCTAGTAGACGTAAGTTgggaaatataaaattaattggcgAATTGTACAAAAAGAAGATGTTGACTGAAAGAATAATGCACGAATGTATAAAGAAGCTTCTAGGTACATATCAAAATCCAAATGAGAAGAATATCGAGGCATTATGCATATTAATGAGCACAATTGGTGAGATGATTGATCATCCCAAAGACAAGGAGTATATGGATGCCTATTTTGACATCATGGGTCAATTGTCCAACAACATGAAGTTGTCTTCTGGTTTAAGGTTCATGTTAAAAGAAGCTATTGATTTGAGGAAGAATAAATGGCAACAAAGAAGGTTTGATGCTAATTGTTGGCAAAGAGCTACGAATTTTGATAAAGGTTTGATGTTTGCTCCACAGGGTCCTTATCAAGTGAGGCACAGAGCTGATAACAAGTACAAGATAGGTAAAATATATGCCGAAGAAGAAGCGAAACAGAGGAAGTTGAAGGGTATACTGGATAAGCTGACCCCACAAAACTTTGAGAAGTTGTATAAGCAAGTTAAAGAAGTCAAAATTGACAATTCTGTGACTCTGAATGGAGTAGTTTCTCAGATCTTTGAGAAGGCTTTAATGGAGCCAACATTTTGTGAAATGTACGCGAATTTGTGCCAACGTCTTGCTTTTTGGTTGCCAGAATTAAGTGTTGACAATGAGAAGATCACCTTCAGGCGATTATTGTTGAACAAGTGTCAAGAAGAATTTGAGagggaagaaagagaagaacaagaagagaaTAAGGCTGATAATGAAGGTGAAGGTGAAGATGAGACTAAGCAATCTGAGGAGCTAAGAGAAGAGATGAGACTCAATGCTAGGAGACGTATGTTGGGAAATATAAGATTAATTGGCGAGTTGTACAAAAAGAAAATGTTGACTGAAAAAGTAATGCACGAATGTATAAAGAATCTTCTAGGTCCATATCAAAATCCAAATGAGAAGAATATCAAGGCATTATGCATATTAATGAGCACAATTGGTGAGAGGATTGATCATCGCAAAGCCAAGCAGAATATGGATGCCTATTTTAATATCATGGCTCAGTTGTCCAACAACATGAAGTTGTCTTCTGGATTAAGGTTCATGTTAAAAGAAGCTATTGATTTAAGGAAGAATAAATGGCAACAAAGAAGGTTTGATGCTGATCGTTGGTAG
- the LOC130818828 gene encoding probable glycerol-3-phosphate dehydrogenase [NAD(+)] 1, cytosolic: MVGTSEIENNHGFANGVCVNGAILEEKLDELRRHFGKAEGDPLRIVGVGAGAWGSVFLALLQDSYGHLRDKVLIRIWRRPGRQVDRATAEHLFEVINSREDVLRRLIRRCAYLKYVEARLGDRTLYADEILKDGFCLNMIDTPLCPLKVVTNLQEAVWDADIVVNGLPSTETREVFEEISRYWKERISTPVIISLAKGIEAELEPVPRIVTPTQMIHQASGVPMENILYLGGPNIAAEIYNKEYANARICGAEKWRKPLAKFLRQPHFIVWDNGDLVTHEVMGGLKNVYAIGAGMVAALTNESATSKSVYFAHCTSEMIFITHLLAEEPERLAGPLLADTYVTLLKGRNAWYGQMLAKGALSLDMGDSIKGKGMIQGVSAVKAFYELLGQSSISVLHPQENKPVAPVELCPILKTLYSILITRDFPSQAILQALRDETMHDPRERIEIAQSHAFYIPSLLGQ; this comes from the exons ATGGTGGGAACTTCTGAAATTGAGAATAATCATGGGTTTGCAAATGGTGTGTGTGTTAATGGAGCAATATTAGAGGAGAAACTAGATGAACTTCGACGACATTTTGGTAAAGCAGAGGGTGATCCTTTGAGGATTGTTGGGGTTGGGGCAGGTGCTTGGGGTAGTGTATTTCTAGCATTGTTGCAAGATAGTTATGGTCATCTTAGAGATAAGGTTTTAATTAGGATATGGAGGAGACCTGGCAGACAAGTTGACCGAGCGACGGCTGAACACTTGTTTGAGGTGATTAATTCAAGAGAAGATGTGTTGAGGAGGCTAATTAGGAGATGTGCATACTTGAAGTATGTAGAAGCGCGATTAGGTGATCGGACATTGTATGCTGATGAGATTTTGAAAGATGGGTTTTGTTTGAATATGATTGATACACCTTTATGCCCTTTGAAAGTTGTTACAAACTTGCAAGAAGCTGTTTGGGATGCTGATATTGTAGTGAATGGCTTGCCATCTACGGAGACTAGAGAGGTGTTTGAGGAGATTAGTCGGTATTGGAAGGAAAGGATTAGTACACCCGTTATTATATCTCTGGCAAAGGGTATAGAGGCTGAATTGGAGCCGGTGCCTCGCATTGTGACTCCTACTCAGATGATTCACCAAGCTT CTGGAGTGCCCATGGAAAATATTCTTTATCTTGGAGGACCAAATATTGCAGCAGAGATCTATAACAAAGAGTATGCTAATGCTAGAATTTGTGGAGCTGAGAAGTGGAGGAAGCCTCTAGCAAAATTTCTAAGACAGCCACATTTCATTGTTTGGGATAATGGTGACCTCGTCACACATGAAGTAATGGGAGGTTTGAAGAATGTCTATGCCATTGGGGCTG GAATGGTAGCAGCTCTAACAAATGAAAGTGCCACCAGTAAATCTGTATATTTTGCACATTGCACATCAGAAATGATTTTTATCACGCATCTTTTAGCAGAAGAACCGGAGAGACTTGCCGGTCCATTGCTAGCAGATACGTATGTTACCCTCTTGAAAGGTCGTAATGCTTGGTACGGTCAAATGTTGGCAAAGGGTGCCCTGAGTCTTGATATGGGTGACAGCATCAAGGGAAAGGGTATGATACAG GGTGTTTCTGCAGTGAAAGCATTTTATGAACTACTTGGTCAATCCTCCATCAGTGTGTTGCATCCTCAAGAAAATAAACCTGTTGCTCCAGTTGAACTATGTCCAATCTTGAAGACACTTTATAGCATACTTATAACTAG GGACTTCCCATCCCAGGCTATACTTCAAGCGTTGAGAGATGAGACTATGCATGATCCCCGAGAACGAATTGAGATAGCTCAATCACATGCGTTTTACATACCTTCACTTCTCGGGCAGTAA